A genomic stretch from Natronomonas gomsonensis includes:
- a CDS encoding nitrite/sulfite reductase: MHSKEEYKSDCYGDEVREKILEFAATGFESIPDEEKAAWFSRFKFWGLFHQRDGQESYFMMRLTNANGVLEPGQLRAIAEVARDYATGPVENPEFGNGYIDLTTRQSIQLHWLKLDDVPEIWEKLESVGVTSRSAGGDTMRNITGCPLAGKGEEYVETQPLLDRFQEELRGDDELANMPRKFNISATGCHEGCAQDSINDIGLEPAEKDGERGFNVRVGGGLGGRQPRRARALDIFVSDDEEAYEVVRAFVELYFEEGNRQNRNKNRARFFVDEHGTDWIRDRLEERVGPLESAGDDFREKYTYNAGLPADAGRADHVGVGEQADGNKYVGLSVAVGRLSAQDAIELADLAFEYGSGEIRLTRRQNPLIVDVPEGKLHALLEEPLLDKHAPEPNPFQRGAIACTGTEFCSLALTETKARMARTLRWLRDNVELPDDVEHIHMHFSGCTADCGQAMTADIGLQGMRARKDGEMVEAVDIGVGGGIGEEPTFVEWVNQRVPADEMPGAIKNLVEAFAAHREEGQSFRQWVDQMGTEPIVEFCEGEETDYVDPCLYDAKQSWYPFGEEEEAPTPTAEAASDD, encoded by the coding sequence ATGCACAGCAAAGAGGAGTACAAGAGCGACTGCTACGGCGACGAGGTTCGCGAGAAGATTCTGGAGTTCGCGGCGACTGGCTTCGAGTCGATTCCCGACGAGGAGAAGGCGGCGTGGTTCTCCCGGTTCAAGTTCTGGGGGCTGTTCCACCAACGCGACGGCCAGGAGAGCTACTTCATGATGCGGCTGACGAACGCAAACGGCGTCCTCGAACCCGGGCAACTCCGTGCCATCGCCGAAGTCGCCCGCGACTACGCCACCGGGCCGGTCGAAAATCCCGAGTTCGGCAACGGCTACATCGATTTGACGACCCGACAGTCCATCCAACTGCACTGGCTGAAACTGGACGACGTACCGGAAATCTGGGAGAAACTCGAATCCGTCGGCGTCACGTCTAGATCGGCCGGCGGCGACACGATGCGGAACATAACCGGCTGTCCGCTGGCCGGAAAAGGCGAGGAGTACGTCGAAACCCAACCACTGCTCGACCGCTTTCAGGAGGAGTTGCGCGGCGACGACGAACTGGCGAACATGCCCCGGAAGTTCAACATCTCGGCGACGGGATGTCACGAGGGGTGTGCCCAGGATTCCATCAACGACATCGGGCTGGAACCGGCCGAGAAAGACGGCGAACGTGGCTTCAACGTCCGCGTCGGTGGCGGTCTGGGTGGCCGTCAGCCCCGGCGCGCTCGCGCTCTCGATATCTTCGTCAGCGACGACGAGGAAGCCTACGAGGTTGTCCGTGCGTTCGTCGAGTTGTACTTCGAGGAAGGCAACCGCCAGAACCGCAACAAGAACCGCGCGCGGTTCTTCGTCGACGAACACGGCACCGACTGGATTCGGGACCGACTCGAAGAGCGCGTCGGCCCGCTGGAGTCCGCGGGCGATGACTTCCGCGAGAAGTACACCTACAACGCCGGCCTGCCGGCCGATGCCGGTCGTGCCGACCACGTCGGCGTCGGCGAGCAAGCCGACGGCAACAAGTACGTCGGCCTCTCTGTGGCCGTCGGGCGGCTGTCGGCACAGGACGCAATCGAGTTGGCGGACCTCGCCTTCGAGTACGGCTCCGGGGAGATACGGCTCACCCGTCGACAGAACCCACTCATCGTCGACGTGCCCGAGGGAAAACTCCATGCCCTGTTGGAGGAGCCGCTACTCGACAAACACGCACCCGAACCGAACCCCTTCCAGCGCGGCGCCATCGCCTGTACCGGAACCGAGTTCTGTTCGCTTGCGCTGACCGAGACGAAAGCGCGGATGGCCCGAACCCTGCGGTGGCTGCGTGACAACGTCGAATTACCCGACGACGTCGAGCACATCCACATGCACTTCTCGGGCTGTACGGCCGACTGTGGGCAGGCGATGACCGCCGACATCGGCCTGCAGGGCATGCGCGCCCGCAAGGACGGCGAGATGGTCGAAGCCGTCGACATCGGCGTCGGCGGCGGCATCGGCGAGGAACCGACCTTCGTCGAGTGGGTCAACCAACGCGTTCCCGCCGACGAGATGCCGGGCGCAATCAAGAACCTCGTCGAGGCCTTCGCCGCCCACCGCGAGGAGGGCCAGTCGTTCCGCCAGTGGGTCGACCAGATGGGAACCGAGCCTATCGTGGAGTTCTGTGAGGGCGAGGAGACCGACTACGTCGACCCCTGTCTGTACGACGCCAAGCAGTCGTGGTACCCGTTCGGCGAGGAGGAAGAGGCTCCGACACCGACCGCGGAGGCGGCATCCGATGACTGA
- the nasA gene encoding assimilatory nitrate reductase NasA translates to MRCAVGCGHVHRGADIGVGVDVARGDPAHPTNEGLACGRGITESTDPDGEWLTRPLVRRNGDLVPTTWDVALGEAITGFRERVENDPDSLAVLGSGQQTNEAAYALGKFARGAVGTRYYDANTTLCMASAVAAYYDAFGSDAPPPTYDDIPEADTHLVWGANPAVAHPVMFRWIHASAGDDDGELLVVDPVETKTAEAADTHVAPDPGTDLALARAVLARLLDRGDIDREFVAEHTEGFEKLRETLPEAEDAAETAGVDPETVDHLCEALADPTLLYWGMGINQHVQGTDTAAALIDLCLASGNMGPGTGPFSLTGQANSMGTRICSSKGTWPGHRDFDDPAARRDVASAWEVPPERLPDDPGPGPVGTLEAVGEDVEAIYAVATNPAAGMPDATAAREALEDAFLVVQDAFHTETTELADVVFPAATWGESEGTTTNMERTVSRVRRVTDPPSGVRTDLDIIATIGNALEDGLFPSSDPAAVFDEFAALTRGTLADCSGISYERLDAEHAVRWPAPNATSRGGYRYYDPQARSLAGEWSFPTPSRKARFSTATFEGVAEPVSEEYPLTLTTARQQDGYNTGIRSRSVDPETVTVRAHPESAPVDDGEAVDIESPRGVVTAVVARDEAVPEGMAWLPIHHPATNELTTRERDPTGEPNFKQCAVRLTPVETREEAIERAVVSADD, encoded by the coding sequence ATGCGATGTGCGGTCGGTTGTGGCCATGTCCACCGTGGTGCCGACATCGGCGTCGGCGTCGACGTGGCACGCGGCGACCCCGCCCACCCCACGAACGAGGGGTTGGCCTGCGGCCGCGGCATCACCGAGAGCACCGACCCCGACGGCGAGTGGCTCACCCGGCCGCTGGTCCGCCGGAACGGCGACCTCGTGCCGACGACGTGGGACGTGGCGTTGGGGGAGGCAATCACCGGGTTCCGCGAGCGCGTCGAGAACGACCCCGACAGCCTCGCCGTCCTCGGCAGCGGCCAACAGACCAACGAAGCCGCCTACGCCCTCGGGAAGTTCGCCCGCGGCGCCGTCGGCACGCGGTATTACGACGCCAACACCACGCTGTGTATGGCCAGCGCCGTCGCCGCCTACTACGACGCCTTCGGCAGCGACGCGCCCCCGCCGACGTACGACGACATCCCCGAGGCCGACACGCACCTCGTGTGGGGCGCCAACCCCGCCGTCGCCCATCCCGTCATGTTCCGGTGGATACACGCCTCGGCCGGCGACGACGACGGCGAACTACTCGTCGTCGACCCCGTCGAGACGAAGACGGCCGAGGCCGCGGACACCCACGTCGCACCCGACCCGGGAACGGACCTCGCGTTGGCCCGGGCCGTCCTCGCGCGACTCCTCGACCGCGGCGACATCGACCGCGAGTTCGTCGCCGAACACACCGAAGGGTTCGAGAAACTCCGCGAGACGCTACCCGAAGCCGAAGACGCCGCCGAGACGGCGGGCGTCGACCCCGAAACCGTCGACCACCTCTGTGAGGCTCTCGCGGATCCGACGCTTCTGTACTGGGGGATGGGCATCAACCAACACGTCCAGGGCACCGACACGGCCGCGGCGCTCATCGATTTGTGTCTCGCCTCCGGCAACATGGGTCCGGGGACGGGCCCCTTCTCGCTGACCGGACAGGCCAACTCGATGGGAACCCGCATCTGTTCCTCGAAGGGGACCTGGCCCGGCCATCGCGACTTCGACGACCCTGCCGCCCGACGGGACGTGGCGAGCGCATGGGAGGTGCCACCCGAACGCCTGCCCGACGACCCCGGCCCCGGCCCCGTCGGAACCTTGGAGGCCGTCGGCGAGGACGTCGAAGCCATCTACGCCGTCGCCACGAACCCCGCCGCCGGGATGCCCGACGCGACGGCCGCCCGCGAAGCCCTCGAAGACGCGTTCCTCGTCGTACAGGACGCCTTCCACACCGAGACGACCGAACTCGCCGACGTGGTGTTTCCCGCCGCGACGTGGGGCGAAAGCGAGGGAACGACGACGAACATGGAGCGGACCGTCTCGCGGGTCCGCCGGGTTACCGACCCGCCATCGGGCGTTCGGACGGACCTCGATATCATCGCGACCATCGGCAACGCGCTCGAAGACGGGCTCTTCCCGTCGAGCGACCCGGCGGCCGTCTTCGATGAGTTCGCCGCGCTCACGCGTGGGACGCTCGCGGACTGCTCGGGCATCAGTTACGAACGGCTCGACGCCGAGCATGCGGTTCGGTGGCCGGCGCCGAACGCGACATCGCGCGGGGGGTATCGCTACTACGACCCCCAGGCCCGGAGCCTCGCCGGCGAGTGGTCGTTTCCGACACCCTCCCGGAAGGCGCGGTTCTCGACGGCGACGTTCGAGGGCGTCGCCGAACCCGTCTCCGAAGAGTACCCGCTGACACTGACGACGGCCCGCCAACAGGACGGCTACAACACGGGTATCCGCTCGCGGTCGGTCGACCCCGAGACGGTGACGGTGCGGGCCCACCCCGAGAGCGCACCCGTCGACGACGGCGAAGCGGTCGACATCGAATCACCCCGCGGTGTCGTCACCGCAGTCGTCGCCCGCGACGAGGCGGTCCCCGAAGGGATGGCGTGGCTCCCGATTCACCATCCCGCGACGAACGAACTCACGACGCGCGAACGTGACCCGACCGGCGAACCGAACTTCAAACAGTGTGCGGTTCGTCTCACTCCGGTCGAGACACGAGAAGAGGCCATCGAGCGGGCGGTGGTGAGCGCCGATGATTGA
- a CDS encoding molybdenum cofactor guanylyltransferase: protein MIEVGTLLLAGGRSRRYPPGDKALADVGGEPMCRRAAEGLPGEELVVNCRNDQRAALAEAFSGLSLRFAVDTIPDRGPLAGLLTGLRVSAADRVVAVACDMPMFDRRTAERLLAALDGAEAAVVDTDDTTQPLGAAYRVDAARQACETTLACGSRRLVDALGRLDVTAVDADARAIRNCNDPTEVTAADDTLRGRTAVQ from the coding sequence ATGATTGAGGTCGGGACGCTCCTGCTCGCCGGCGGCCGCTCGCGGCGGTATCCGCCCGGTGACAAGGCGCTGGCCGATGTCGGCGGCGAACCGATGTGCCGTCGGGCGGCCGAGGGATTACCCGGCGAGGAACTGGTCGTCAACTGTCGGAACGACCAGCGGGCGGCGCTGGCCGAGGCCTTCAGCGGACTGTCCCTGCGGTTCGCCGTCGACACGATTCCCGACCGCGGGCCCTTAGCGGGACTGCTGACCGGCCTCCGCGTGAGCGCCGCCGACCGCGTCGTCGCCGTCGCCTGCGACATGCCGATGTTCGACCGCCGGACTGCCGAGCGTCTGCTGGCGGCGCTGGACGGCGCCGAGGCCGCCGTCGTCGACACCGACGACACGACCCAGCCGTTGGGAGCAGCCTACCGCGTCGACGCTGCCCGACAGGCCTGTGAGACGACGCTTGCCTGTGGGTCTCGCCGTCTCGTCGACGCCCTCGGTCGACTCGACGTGACCGCCGTCGACGCCGACGCCCGCGCGATACGCAACTGCAACGACCCGACCGAGGTGACTGCTGCCGACGACACCCTCCGCGGACGAACGGCTGTTCAATAA